A part of Macaca mulatta isolate MMU2019108-1 chromosome 12, T2T-MMU8v2.0, whole genome shotgun sequence genomic DNA contains:
- the LOC708492 gene encoding small ribosomal subunit protein eS27-like codes for MPLARDLLHPSLEEEKKKHKKKRLVQSPNSYFMDVKCPGCYKITTVFSHAQTVVLCVGCSTVLCQPTGGKARLTEGCSFRRKQH; via the coding sequence ATGCCTTTGGCTAGAGATTTACTACATCCATCcttggaagaggaaaagaaaaaacataaaaagaaacgCCTGGTACAAAGTCCAAATTCTTACTTTATGGATGTAAAATGCCCAGGTTGCTACAAGATCACCACGGTTTTCAGCCATGCTCAGACAGTGGTTCTTTGTGTGGGTTGTTCAACAGTGTTGTGCCAGCCTACAGGAGGAAAGGCCAGACTCACAGAAGGGTGTTCATTTAGAAGAAAGCAACACTAA